One segment of Cryptococcus neoformans var. grubii H99 chromosome 2, complete sequence DNA contains the following:
- a CDS encoding zinc knuckle family protein, translating into MARFTSIGMGRKKFVASAAEEARTTVQNDQSGEPNAGPSSVPAAEGKSNVDGSQTAGKKKRRGRARMRDEAGKRIVIGEKKGPDDGKVAPRWGRDPELARRSKLSAKHAEDRKQRRIEDRNANVTCFACRGVGHAARACPNILLAATTVAAPEEKGEGEGQGGIEKKEVGRRKGGKKGGDVTSNKCYRCNGTDHSLHQCTEPVDPQNPTPYATCYICLSSGHLSSLCPQNTKGVYVNGGACKVCGSTAHRAKDCPDDKRGKAPEFEPRKRGEVVLGTGNGAGADEDDFMVEARHRPAQNGSKNKRHAPARNGERPMKRIRDLSEVEDYAQQGEVVQAPSVPLTAKKRTEVVAKPKAKVVAF; encoded by the exons ATGGCCAGGTTCACATCAATTGGTATGGGTCGCAAGAAGTTTGTCGCTTCGGCTGCCGAAGAAGCTCGAACAACTGTTCAGAACGATCAATCCGGTGAACCAAATGCCGGACCTTCCTCTGTTCCCGCCGCCGAGGGCAAGAGCAATGTAGACGGTTCACAGACAGCTGGCAAAAAGaagcgaagaggaagggccAGGATGAGGGATGAGGCTGGGAAAAGAATTGTCAtcggggagaagaaagggccTGATGATGGCAAGGTTGCGCCTAGAtggggcagagatccggaGCTTGCTC GACGTTCAAAACTTTCTGCCAAGCACGCAGAGGACAGAAAGCAACGTCGTATTGAAGACCGTAACGCTAATGTGACTTGCTTCGCATGCCGTGGTGTCGGTCACGCCGCCCGAGCTTGCCCAAACATCTTACTGGCCGCCACAACTGTCGCCGCAcctgaagaaaaaggtgaGGGCGAGGGTCAAGGAGGAattgaaaagaaggaggtaGGCAGGAGGAAAGGCGGTAAGAAGGGCGGCGATGTGACCAGCAACAAGTGCTACAG GTGCAACGGTACAGACCACTCTTTACACCAATGCACCGAACCTGTTGACCCTCAGAACCCCACACCATACGCCACCTGCTACATCTGTCTCAGTTCTGGccatctttcctctctttgCCCACAAAACACAAAGGGTGTGTATGTCAACGGCGGCGCGTGTAAGGTCTGCGGCTCGACCGCCCACCGTGCCAAGGATTGTCCCGATGACAAGCGCGGAAAGGCCCCAGAATTCGAGCCAAGAAAGCGGGGTGAGGTTGTTTTGGGTACCGGTAATGGAGCAGGCgcggatgaagatgacttTATGGTCGAAGCTCGTCATCGACCGGCCCAGAACGGGTCCAAAAACAAGCGACATGCTCCTGCTAGGAATGGCGAAAGGCCCATGAAGAGGATAAGGGATCTCTCAGAGGTTGAGGATTATGCTCAACAAGGCGAGGTTGTTCAAGCGCCTAGTGTGCCGCTGacggcgaagaagaggaccgAGGTCGTCGCGAAGCCAAAAGCCAAGGTTGTCGCATTCTAG
- a CDS encoding F-actin capping protein, with protein sequence MADISVEDKCKLAARLVEQTPPGEINDVINDIRAIINDDQALMPYVLPALRSYNLSQLHVVEHPELDEIPAHTSLLSEAVILPGSEKERYVDNIGKKSFAFDHLTFTVSDYQPYELPEEEETFRAELAKSLEAYSKNHFPSGFYSVACSQFPLNPQSAAAAVAEPDSIVPSETAPAEDPIPTAAEGEPFAETAVEKMGTEEDADVTDVVTELVNSGDLEPSSTPAVGHVEGKVDISDPERLEALDEAVEEEKEREEEEERANGEANVVENISEPKAEEEDGPKLPEEEEEEIEKKIEDLNVEDMKQKRVENPVYTLEVVGNRYNPSNFWTGRWRTHWVVDQIAGKVKGTINVDVHYYEQGNVQLATKHTTSFPYPTEPNGSQSIASQIVTTISKIETNYHLELNDVYNELGEKSFRALRRALPVTRQKVDWDKVTGYTLGVDLSKART encoded by the exons ATGGCAGATATATCTGTGGAAGACAAATGCAAGCTCGCAGCCCGTCTCGTCGAACAGACTCCTCCAGGAGAAATTAA CGATGTCATTAATG ATATCAGGGCCATTATCAACGACGATCAGGCTCTCATGCCTTATGTACTTCCTGCTTTGAGGTCTTATAATCTCTCTCAGTTACACGTTGTTGAACACCCTGAGCTTGATGAAATCCCTGCCCACACA TCTCTTTTGTCCGAAGCAGTAATTCTTCCAGGATCGGAAAAAGAGAGGTATGTGGACAATATTGGTAAAAAGAGCTTTGCCTTTGATCACTTGACTTTC ACTGTCTCCGACTACCAGCCATATGAGCTgccggaggaggaggagactTTCCG CGCCGAGCTTGCCAAGTCTCTGGAGGCTTATTCTAAGAACCACTTCCCTTCAGGATTTTACTCTGTCGCTTGCTCCCAATTCCCTCTCAACCCTCAATCAGCCGCTGCTGCCGTTGCCGAGCCTGATTCTATAGTTCCTAGTGAGACTGCTCCGGCCGAGGATCCGATCCCTACAGCTGCTGAGGGCGAACCATTTGCTGAAACTGCCGTTGAAAAAATGGGCACAGAAGAGGACGCCGATGTCACAGATGTTGTGACTGAGCTGGTTAACAGTGGTGATTTGGAACCTTCATCTACGCCTGCTGTGGGTCATGTCGAGGGCAAGGTGGATATTAGCGATCCCGAACGTTTGGAAGCGCTTGATGAAGCcgtagaagaagaaaaggaaagggaggaagaggaagaaagggcgAACGGCGAAGCGAATGTTGTGGAGAACATATCAGAACCGaaggctgaagaggaagacggaCCCAAGCTTcccgaggaggaagaagaggagattgagaagaagattgaagatCTGAATGTGGAGGACATGAAACAGAAGAGAGTTGAAAACCCAGTGTACACGTTAGAGGTAGTTGGTAATCGCTATAACCCCAGCAATTTCTG GACGGGTAGATGGCGTACCCACTGGGTTGTTGACCAAATAGCTGGAAAAGTCAAGGGTACTATTAACGTTGATGTTCACTACTACGAACAAGGCAACGTTCAGCTTGCTACCAAACACACTACTTCCTTCCCTTACCCTACTGAGCCTAACGGCTCTCAATCCATCGCATCCCAAATAGTAACAACAATTAGCAAGATCGAGACCAACTACCATCTTGAACTTAACGATGTGTACAATGAGCTCGGTGAAAAGTCTTTCCGAGC GTTACGCCGAGCATTGCCTGTCACGAGACAGAAGGTGGACTGGGACAAGGTCACTGGTTACACACTGGGTGTTGACCTTTCCAAGGCGCGAACATAG
- a CDS encoding F-type H -transporting ATPase subunit D codes for MATKSAASVVDWSKIYTGLGLDKQTLTSLQSFRARHSTALNKNSALKATTPSIDLSHYKSVLKDQQAVQLAEKVLGEFKPVSYDVSKWNGVVEAFEGKAVAAAKETVSKISTEEASLQATLSNIKDARPFEDLTVDEVAKARPEIAKAVETMLKKGKWSVPGYREKFGDLSLM; via the exons ATGGCCACCAAATCCGCTGCCTCCGTTGTC GACTGGTCCAAGATCTACACTGGTCTCGGTCTTGACAAGCAAACCCtcacttctctccagtcttTCCGTGCTCGGCACTCTACCGCCTTGAACAAGAACTCTGCTCTTAAGGCTACCACCCCTTCCATCGACTTGTCCCACTACAAGTCTGTCCTCAAGGACCAGCAGGCGGTTCAGTTGGCGGAGAAGGTCTTGGGCGAGTTTAAGCCTGTCAGCTACGACGTGAGCAAGTGGAACGGTGTCGTTGAGGCTTTCGAGGGAAAGGCT GTCGCCGCCGCCAAGGAGACCGTTTCCAAGATCTCCACCGAGGAGGCTTCCCTCCAGGCTACCCTTTCCAACATCAAGGATGCCCGACCATTCGAGGACCTTACCGTCGACGAGGTCGCCAAGGCCCGTCCTGAAATTGCCAAGGCTGTTGAGACTATGCTTAAAAAGGGCAAGTGGTCCGTCCCCGGCTACAGG GAGAAGTTCGGCGACCTTTCTCTTATGTAA
- a CDS encoding ribosome recycling factor encodes MRPAVLRTVIRSFPRAVAPPATCPILVRPFSSTLSALKKNKGQNTKTSKQKLRITEDDQAGAADDEGAGEVVIEEVVSKARAKMEKSVHWAKAVLFEGVERGRGRVSPALLDSVRVTIPDTPGTLHLNALASVTTKGNALFVEVWDTASLKQVESAIHAANLPGISPQRMAGTTLKIPIARPTVEQRAEILRQLAETVEAAKTQIRVARTDGFKALGGRKANGTDEVQRVVDEMCKDLDGQLALAKKEFEKP; translated from the exons ATGAGACCAGCGGTACTCAGAACAGTAATCAGGTCGTTCCCTAGGGCCGTTGCCCCACCTGCCACCTGCCCCATTCTCGTACgccccttctcctccactctCTCTGCActcaagaagaacaaaggTCAGAATACAAAGACTTCCAAGCAGAAACTCCGGATCACAGAGGATGACCAGGCTGGTGCGGCGGATGACGAAGGTGCGGGTGAAGTTGTTATTGAGGAAGTGGTGAGCAAGGCTAGGGCAAAAATGGAAAAATCGGTTCATTGGGCCAAGGCCGTCTTGTTTGAGGGCGtagagagagggaggggGCGAGTAAGCCCTG CCCTTTTGGACTCCGTTAGGGTGACTATACCCGATACGCCGGGAACACTGCATCTGAATGCCTTGGCATCTGTGACAACTAAAGGCAACGCTTTGTTCGTCGAAGTCTGGGATACTGCT TCTTTGAAGCAGGTGGAATCAGCCATCCATGCTGCCAACCTGCCTGGAATCTCGCCTCAGAGAATGGCCGGGACAACCCTCAAAATTCCCATTGCCCG CCCCACTGTCGAGCAGCGTGCTGAAATTTTGCGTCAGTTAGCTGAGACTGTCGAAGCAGCGAAGACTCAAATCCGTGTGGCGCGAACTGACGGTTTCAAGGCTTTGGGCGGAAGAAAAGCGAACGGCACCGATGAAGTGCAGAGGGTTGTGGACGAGATGTGCAAAGACCTTGACGGACAGTTGGCgttggcgaagaaggagttTGAAAAGCCTTGA
- a CDS encoding polyadenylate-binding protein 2 — protein MSEPRESSPRLNEDESNVDEELALMQARLAEMEAEKNALAASTSASGNGTPVPPNVSGGETNETHEGDGNMEEDGESSEAVDMRSVFIGNVDYGATPEEIQAHFQACGTINRVTILCDKFTGHPKGYAYVEFAEPSIVQNALVLNESMFKGRMLQVKEKRTNVPGMNMTNRGRGRGRGRGGFRARGFGGYRGRGRGRGRGW, from the exons ATGTCCGAGCCTAGAGAATCATCACCGAGACTAAACGAGGATGAGTCTAACGTTGACGAG GAACTTGCCTTGATGCAGGCTCGTCtggcggagatggaagcCGAGAAGAATGCTTTGGCTGCATCCACCTCAGCTTCAGGAAATGGCACACCTGTGCCACCTAATGTTAGCGGAGGGGAGACAAACGAGACCCATGAGGGGGATGGCAacatggaggaagatggagagtcATCAGAGGCGGTTGATATGCGGAGTGTCTTTATCGGCAAT GTCGACTATGGAGCGACGCCGGAGGAGATTCAGGCACATTTCCAAGCATGTGGAACCATTAACCGAGTGACAATTCTGTGCGACAAATTCACCGGACATCCGAAAGG TTACGCCTATGTCGAATTTGCCGAGCCCTCAATTGTTCAAAACGCTTTGGTTCTTAACGAAAGCATGTTCAAGGGACGTATGCTCCAG GTCAAGGAAAAACGAACTAATGTGCCGGGAATGAACATGACCAACAGAGGCAGGGGTCGAGGACGGGGACGCGGAGGATTTAGGGCGAGAGGCTTTGGCGGTTACAGAGGGCGTGGGAG GgggcgaggacgaggatggtAA
- a CDS encoding hydantoinase — translation MTVAPVNLRVGVDVGGTNTDAVILDLTPGCPKPVLATHKAPTTPDIASGIQAAIKATLEKASVDKSQIQAVAIGTTSFVNSLIEREGSKLERVAVIRLSGPFSKLAPPFVSFPYELRNVLEGPTFFTQGGIQVDGTEITTVDPLEVRGICAEIQRQGIRSVAVSGCYSPIDHDIRQEELVRDILLDEIPGIKVCISKEVANIGLLQRENATILNAGLLAFANHTVEGFRESIRTLSLSCPLFLTSNDGTLMTCEMAAKFPIKTFSSGPTNSMRGANFLANLESREKKKETALVADVGGTTTEIGVLLPSGFPRQAATYHELCGVSLNFSMPHVHSIGLGGGSRIRKDVSGKTTIGPDSVGYRIHELGLVFGGDVLTTTDIIIAAGSSIPFGNPELVKNIPKEDIKAAQDKIKSMLESAVDGMKTSATDVPLYLVGGGAILIPDELKGVSKVLRFPYYDSANAVGAACARISGVIDTFEDISSLSMGEAQRMVEQRAINRAVAAGADPNGTVVVESEAIPIAYTTGRCRFYVKAAGEWTGTVSASDDSKSQNAKPSFVWDKITRVIPIPAANANRQIPDKDIVYSTSELLEYKPKVINGEWFLSEIDIEWISTGCYILGTGGGGNPHNVYLALREMMRAGSTCRVIDFESLDPNKVVVYGGGIGSPEVAAEKLMSDNAGHTIKALLDFMKIENLGALTAIEIGGGNGMVNMVSGASDYLDVPVLDGDFMGRAYPTGWQTTLNVYAKDDSGSIMLPNAMTSGDGTTIFMTTAKHYKDIDRVLRGACIEMGTSASVAARPLTKAEIEIPLIRSTISQSWRLGRAVALANRQADIGNIGRILVDALGGPKAVKVLFAGKIHSVGRRLHKGHSYGEIEIHAMSADDEEVEGGMNEKFEGVMKIPFKNENLLAEHTVNDKTKVVAGVPDLIAVLDTQNGTALGTPEYKYGLRVIVIGITAAPQWTDTPRGLELGALPAFGYDLPYNPLGEYVKPRSVIEEYNVDV, via the exons ATGACCGTCGCTCCTGTCAATCTTCGTGTAGGGGTAGATGTAGGTGGCACGAATAC GGACGCTGTCATACTCGATTTGACTCCTGGATGCCCAAAACCTGTCCTTGCCACACACAAAGCGCCGACGACACCCGATATCGCCTCTGGTATCCAAGCAGCTATCAAGGCTACGTTAGAGAAGGCCAGCGTCGACAAGTCTCAGATTCAAGCTGTCGCCATTGGAACAACGTCTTTTGTCAACAGTCTAATCGAACGAGAAGGATCCAAACTTGAAAGGGTGGCCGTGATCAGACTGTCAGGGCCGTTTAGCAAGCTCGCACCACCATTCGTTTCGTTCCCTTATGAGCTCCGAAACGTGCTAGAAGGGCCAACTTTCTTCACTCAAGGTGGTATACAGGTGGATGGGACTGAAATTACAACG GTTGATCCTCTTGAAGTTCGAGGTATTTGTGCCGAGATCCAACGCCAAGGTATTAGGTCTGTCGCAGTGTCTGGGTGCTATTCACCAATCGATCATGACATTCGTCAAGAAGAACTTGTACGGGATATCCTGCTGGATGAGATTCCGGGTATAAAGGTGTGCATCAGCAAGGAAGTCGCCAATATTG GTCTTTTACAAAGAGAAAACGCCACTATCCTCAACGCGGGTTTACTCGCCTTTGCCAACCACACCGTCGAAGGCTTCCGGGAGTCTATCCGGACCCTTAGCCTGTCGTGtccactcttcctcacctccAATGACGGCACCCTCATGACATGCGAAATGGCTGCCAAATTCCCTATCAAAACCTTCTCCAGTGGACCCACCAACTCCATGCGTGGCGCAAACTTCCTGGCAAACTTGGAGTCCcgggagaaaaagaaagaaacgGCTTTGGTTGCTGACGTCGGAGGAACTACG ACAGAGATTGGTGTACTTTT GCCGTCTGGCTTTCCTCGCCAGGCGGCAACATATCATGAGCTTTGCGGCGTTTCTCTGAATTTCTCCATGCCTCATGTGCATTCCATAGGTCTCGGTGGCGGCTCTCGTATTCGAAAAGACGTATCTGGCAAGACCACCATTGGTCCCGACTCCGTGGGGTATAGAATTCATGAGCTTGGCCTCGTATTCGGTGGTGATGTCCTCACAACCACCGATATCATTATAGCTGCTGGTTCATCCATTCCTTTTGGAAACCCGGAGCTTGTCAAGAATATTCCCAAAGAGGACATCAAGGCGGCTCAAGACAAGATCAAGTCTATGCTCGAATCCGCTGTTGATGGGATGAAGACTTCTGCCACCGATGTACCTCTTTACCTGGTCGGCGGTGGTGCCATCCTAATCCCCGACGAACTCAAGGGAGTCAGCAAAGTTCTTCGTTTTCCCTATTATGACTCTGCCAATGCTGTTGGAGCTGCTTGTGCCCGAATCTCCGGAGTAATCGACACATTTGAGGATATCTCTTCCTTGTCAATGGGAGAAGCTcagaggatggtggagcAGCGGGCAATTAACAGAGCTGTGGCTGCTGGTGCCGACCCTAATGGAAccgtggtggtggagagcGAGGCTATTCCTATTGCTT ATACAACTGGTCGATGTAGGTTTTATGTCAAAGCTGCCGGTGAATGGACAGGGACCGTTTCTGCCTCTGATGATTCCAAATCTCAGAATGCCAAACCTTCTTTTGTCTGGGACAAAATAACTCGCGTCATTCCCATACCAGCTGCCAATGCCAATCGCCAAATTCCCGACAAGGACATCGTTTATTCTACCTCTGAACTCCTGGAATACAAGCCTAAAGTCATCAATGGTGAATGGTTTCTCTCCGAGATTGACATCGAGTGGATATCCACTGGCTGTTATATTCTTGGTACCGGTGGCGGTGGTAACCCACACAATGTCTACTTGGCATTGCGTGAAATGATGCGTGCAGGCTCTACATGTAGGGTGATTGACTTTGAGAGTCTTGATCCCAACAAAGTGGTGGTTTACGGAGGAGGAATTGGGTCTCCGGAGGTCGCTGCTGAGAAGCTCATGTCGGATAA TGCAGGACACACGATCAAAGCTCTCTTAGACTTTATGAAGATTGAAAACCTCGGAGCTCTTACTGCAATTGAGATTGGTGGAGGCAATGGTATGGTCAACATGGTGTCTGGGGCCAGCGATTACCTCGATGTTCCGGTTCTCGACGGTGACTTCATG GGGCGCGCATACCCTACTGGCTGGCAAACTACGCTGAATGTTTATGCCAAGGATGATTCTGGCTCTATCATGCTGCCGAATGCCATGACCAGCGGTGATGGTACCACCATC TTTATGACAACCGCTAAGCACTACAAAGATATCGATCGGGTCCTTAGAGGTGCATGTATTGAGATGGGCACCAGCGCCTCGGTTGCCGCCCGACCGCTCACCAAAGCAGAGATTGAAATTCCTCTAATTCGAAGTACCATTTCTCAGTCATGGCGTCTTGGTCGAGCTGTTGCCCTTGCCAACAGACAAGCCGATATTGGCAATATTGGAAGAATCCTTGTGGACGCTCTTGGCGGTCCGAAAGCGGTAAAGGTGTTATTCGCAGGCAAGATACATTCCgttggaagaaggttgcACAAGGGTCACAGTTATGGAGAGATCGAGATCCACGCCATGTCGGCcgatgacgaagaagtcGAAGGGGGGATGAACGAAAAGTTTGAAGGTGTTATGAAAA TTCCCTTCAAGAACGAGAACTTGCTGGCTGAACACACTGTCAACGACAAAACCAAA GTCGTTGCTGGTGTACCCGATCTTATCGCTGTGCTTGACACACAAAACGGTACAGCTCTCGGCACTCCTGAATACAAATATGGTCTACGGGTGATTGTCATTGGCATCACTGCTGCTCCTCAATGGACAGACACACCCCGCGGCTTGGAACTTGGCGCTTTACCGGCATTCGGATACGATTTACCTTACAACCCTCTGGGGGAGTACGTCAAGCCAAGGAGTGTAATTGAAGAGTATAATGTCGATGTGTAA
- a CDS encoding tyrosine phosphatase — translation MAKIVPPMNFGLVEDGFYRSAQPSELCFSFLEKLNLKSIIWVGAEEPSDIFLSFIESQGIKLYNLAPQTSLNPHFPPPYTDSGVVPISGQYHLPPLPPPPEPLIIQALTLLLRPSTFPTLLCCNMGRHRTGTVVGCYRKLQRWALSSILEEYRRYAGMKVRVLNEQFIELFDTDLVSITAEQVTK, via the exons ATGGCGAAGATAGTGCCACCCATGAACTTTGGCCTCGTAGAAGACG GATTCTACCGTTCCGCCCAGCCTTCCGAGCTGtgcttctcttttctcgaGAAGCTAAATTTGAAAAGCATTATATGGGTGGGAGCTGAAGAGCCTTCAGACATCTT CTTGTCATTCATCGAATCTCAAGGGATCAAGTTGTACAACCTCGCCCCTCAAACGAGTTTGAACCCACATTTCCCACCTCCATACACAGATTCGGGCGTAGTACCTATATCTGGCCAAT accaccttccaccacttcctcctccgcccgAACCACTGATCATTCAGGCTCTAACTCTTCTATTACGCCCATCCACTTTCCCAACCTTATTATGTTGTAATATGGGACGCCATAGGACAGGGACTGTGGTGGGATGTTACAGAAAGCTGCAACGGTGGGCGTTGAGTAGTATATTGGAAGAGTATAGACGGTACGCAGGGATGAAGGTCAGGGTCCTGAACGAGCAA TTCATTGAACTGTTTGATACAGACTTAGTTTCAATAACAGCGGAACAGGTGACAAAATAG